The Sceloporus undulatus isolate JIND9_A2432 ecotype Alabama chromosome 7, SceUnd_v1.1, whole genome shotgun sequence genome segment NNNNNNNNNNNNNNNNNNNNNNNNNNNNNNNNNNNNNNNNNNNNNNNNNNNNNNNNNNNNNNNNNNNNNNNNNNNNNNNNNNNNNNNNNNNNNNNNNNNNNNNNNNNNNNNNNNNNNNNNNNNNNNNNNNNNNNNNNNNNNNNNNNNNNNNNNNNNNNNNNNNNNNNNNNNNNNNNNNNNNNNNNNNNNNNNNNNNNNNNNNNNNNNNNNNNNNNNNNNNNNNNNNNNNNNNNNNNNNNNNNNNNNNNNNNNNNNNNNNNNNNNNNNNNNNNNNNNNNNNNNNNNNNNNNNNNNNNNNNNNNNNNNNNNNNNNNNNNNNNNNNNNNNNNNNNNNNNNNNNNNNNNNNNNNNNNNNNNNNNNNNNNNNNNNNNNNNNNNNNNNNNNNNNNNNNNNNNNNNNNNNNNNNNNNNNNNNNNNNNNNNNNNNNNNNNNNNNNNNNNNNNNNNNNNNNNNNNNNNNNNNNNNNNNNNNNNNNNNNNNNNNNNNNNNNNNNNNNNNNNNNNNNNNNNNNNNNNNNNNNNNNNNNNNNNNNNNNNNNNNNNNNNNNNNNNNNNNNNNNNNNNNNNNNNNNNNNNNNNNNNNNNNNNNNNNNNNNNNNNNNNNNNNNNNNNNNNNNNNNNNNNNNNNNNNNNNNNNNNNNNNNNNNNNNNNNNNNNNNNNNNNNNNNNNNNNNNNNNNNNNNNNNNNNNNNNNNNNNNNNNNNNNNNNNNNNNNNNNNNNNNNNNNNNNNNNNNNNNNNNNNNNNNNNNNNNNNNNNNNNNNNNNNNNNNNNNNNNNNNNNNNNNNNNNNNNNNNNNNNNNNNNNNNNNNNNNNNNNNNNNNNNNNNNNNNNNNNNNNNNNNNNNNNNNNNNNNNNNNNNNNNNNNNNNNNNNNNNNNNNNNNNNNNNNNNNNNNNNNNNNNNNNNNNNNNNNNNNNNNNNNNNNNNNNNNNNNNNNNNNNNNNNNNNNNNNNNNNNNNNNNNNNNNNNNNNNNNNNNNNNNNNNNNNNNNNNNNNNNNNNNNNNNNNNNNNNNNNNNNNNNNNNNNNNNNNNNNNNNNNNNNNNNNNNNNNNNNNNNNNNNNNNNNNNNNNNNNNNNNNNNNNNNNNNNNNNNNNNNNNNNNNNNNNNNNNNNNNNNNNNNNNNNNNNNNNNNNNNNNNNNNNNNNNNNNNNNNNNNNNNNNNNNNNNNNNNNNNNNNNNNNNNNNNNNNNNNNNNNNNNNNNNNNNNNNNNNNNNNNNNNNNNNNNNNNNNNNNNNNNNNNNNNNNNNNNNNNNNNNNNNNNNNNNNNNNNNNNNNNNNNNNNNNNNNNNNNNNNNNNNNNNNNNNNNNNNNNNNNNNNNNNNNNNNNNNNNNNNNNNNNNNNNNNNNNNNNNNNNNNNNNNNNNNNNNNNNNNNNNNNNNNNNNNNNNNNNNNNNNNNNNNNNNNNNNNNNNNNNNNNNNNNNNNNNNNNNNNNNNNNNNNNNNNNNNNNNNNNNNNNNNNNNNNNNNNNNNNNNNNNNNNNNNNNNNNNNNNNNNNNNNNNNNNNNNNNNNNNNNNNNNNNNNNNNNNNNNNNNNNNNNNNNNNNNNNNNNNNNNNNNNNNNNNNNNNNNNNNNNNNNNNNNNNNNNNNNNNNNNNNNNNNNNNNNNNNNNNNNNNNNNNNNNNNNNNNNNNNNNNNNNNNNNNNNNNNNNNNNNNNNNNNNNNNNNNNNNNNNNNNNNNNNNNNNNNNNNNNNNNNNNNNNNNNNNNNNNNNNNNNNNNNNNNNNNNNNNNNNNNNNNNNNNNNNNNNNNNNNNNNNNNNNNNNNNNNNNNNNNNNNNNNNNNNNNNNNNNNNNNNNNNNNNNNNNNNNNNNNNNNNNNNNNNNNNNNNNNNNNNNNNNNNNNNNNNNNNNNNNNNNNNNNNNNNNNNNNNNNNNNNNNNNNNNNNNNNNNNNNNNNNNNNNNNNNNNNNNNNNNNNNNNNNNNNNNNNNNNNNNNNNNNNNNNNNNNNNNNNNNNNNNNNNNNNNNNNNNNNNNNNNNNNNNNNNNNNNNNNNNNNNNNNNNNNNNNNNNNNNNNNNNNNNNNNNNNNNNNNNNNNNNNNNNNNNNNNNNNNNNNNNNNNNNNNNNNNNNNNNNNNNNNNNNNNNNNNNNNNNNNNNNNNNNNNNNNNNNNNNNNNNNNNNNNNNNNNNNNNNNNNNNNNNNNNNNNNNNNNNNNNNNNNNNNNNNNNNNNNNNNNNNNNNNNNNNNNNNNNNNNNNNNNNNNNNNNNNNNNNNNNNNNNNNNNNNNNNNNNNNNNNNNNNNNNNNNNNNNNNNNNNNNNNNNNNNNNNNNNNNNNNNNNNNNNNNNNNNNNNNNNNNNNNNNNNNNNNNNNNNNNNNNNNNNNNNNNNNNNNNNNNNNNNNNNNNNNNNNNNNNNNNNNNNNNNNNNNNNNNNNNNNNNNNNNNNNNNNNNNNNNNNNNNNNNNNNNNNNNNNNNNNNNNNNNNNNNNNNNNNNNNNNNNNNNNNNNNNNNNNNNNNNNNNNNNNNNNNNNNNNNNNNNNNNNNNNNNNNNNNNNNNNNNNNNNNNNNNNNNNNNNNNNNNNNNNNNNNNNNNNNNNNNNNNNNNNNNNNNNNNNNNNNNNNNNNNNNNNNNNNNNNNNNNNNNNNNNNNNNNNNNNNNNNNNNNNNNNNNNNNNNNNNNNNNNNNNNNNNNNNNNNNNNNNNNNNNNNNNNNNNNNNNNNNNNNNNNNNNNNNNNNNNNNNNNNNNNNNNNNNNNNNNNNNNNNNNNNNNNNNNNNNNNNNNNNNNNNNNNNNNNNNNNNNNNNNNNNNNNNNNNNNNGACTGGCACCTGTCAGACATGCTGTGTATAAAATGATGGCTAAGAACTGAGCATAGCTTTAAGGACATGGGACTTCATGTCATTTTATTAGGGGTGCTCTGTCCCTTCCAGGAGGCCTGTTCAATGGGGAGGTGCTGGTGTGGGACACCAGCAGACTGGAAGACCCTCTGCTCTGGAGGACAGGGATGACAGATGACACTCACACAGATCCAGTTTATCAGGTATGAGGGGAAGCTGCTATATCTTGGCACAGTTGTGATTTGTAAAATTAGTCGTCTGAAACACATTTCTGGCTGGAAGAGGATGGTAAACGTCTTTCCCTTTTTAACCCAAAAGACTTTTGCTGGATGTCTAGAATTTACAATCACAGTTACAATTGTGCAACCttgagttacacattcataactgattcatattcacaattTGAATTTCTGATGGAAGACCAAAACTAGGCTGTGTTTCCCCAAAAAACAGATTCTTGTCTTCACATATATCCTAGCATGGCAGTTTGAGCCAACAACTGAATTGACCACTTTACTGGCTTTATAACAAGCTCCTGTGAAGTGTTGCCTGGCATTTTTGTGATACACCAGGAGTCTATAGCAAGGCTGGGATACTTGCAGTTCTCCTAATGATGTGGAatttcagttcccatcagcccttgtTAGCCTGGGCAGTAGCaatggatgatgggagttcatcaacatctggaaagctacagGGTCTCTAATTCTGGAAGGCATATATTGTGTTGCTTGCTCTATTTCTAAACACCTCTGACAAGACAGACTTCACTCCTCTTTTCTGCATTAGGTTAGCTGGTTACAAGACTCAAAGCATGGCCACACCTTCCGTGTTCTGAGCGTCTCCACGGATGGGAAGATCCTGGTGTGGCGGGAGGACAGAGATGGCCTTCTCAAGCCCACAGATGGCTTTGCTTTTGTATTGCAGCAGATCCCCAGGAACACAAAATTGAAGAAGGTGAGCTTAAATGTGAAGTACTATGATCTCCCATGAGATAGAGAGAAGAGTTTTATCAGTCTTGCTTTGGATAAACCAGAGGTGTAGTCTCAGGCTTAGGGGCCAAATGCAGCACTTCTTGGGTCTTCCAGATGGCCATGTCCCCCTTCTTCAGGACATGATAAATATGTGGTTTCAAAGTGTTTGTAGATTCCGCCTCCTTTTCAAAGTTGAAAAACCTTTCTTAAGGTTCAGTGactggcagtaagagctttaagctaaaatCTGATCTTTTTGTCCTCTTTGACTTTGACCCCCACCTAACACTAGAATTTCCCCCCTCAAACATTTCTGAAACTGATTCACCCTTGGGCTGAGCGTTTCCCACATTTAAACTTACCAGTATTGAGTGAATACAGCGAAATATGTGTATCAGATTAAGATGAAGGATTAAACTTCCCAAGGAATGCATAACCAACAGAGGATACATCAATGCATTGGAGAAATTGTGTCTGTCTGATTagacaaagaaaataataattcttaGAGCTGTTGCAGAagctcctctttttttccttgccaGTGCACCATTTTTGTGCTCCACAAATAGCCAATTTGTGGCTATTGTTTGAGGGCTTATAACGCTAAATTTGGGTGTTCTGGAGAAAATGCAATGTAACTTGATAAATGAGCGGTTCTTGGCAAAGTTCTAGTATCAGCAAGGTCTTTTATGGGGAAGGGGCAGACTGAATCCCACTATGGCTTTAATTCCCTTTCTTCCTGGCCAGCAAGCAAGAGGAGACACAGCTGTGGGTGTgacctccctctccttctcccactttgaGCCCAGCACCTTTGTCGTTGGCACAGAAGGGGGCTACCTGCTCAAGTGCTCCACTGCAGTGGAGGCTGTCGCTCTCCTACAGAAAGGCAGTTCCATCCCACTCAAGGCACCTGCTCAGTTTGTCTTCTCCCTCCACGGAGGACCCATCTACTGTGTGAGCTGCTCACCTTTCCACAGGTGAGTAGTGAACATGGCCTCATTGTAACACTTGTTGCAGCTTCCCAGAGCACTCCAACCCCCCGTCACCTTTGCTGCTGTCTCAATCTGGCTTCTCTCCTGCCAACCCTCTCAACAAAGCCATTTGCATAGCCTTCCCTTGAGAAAATGGGAGCAGTAATAATCTCCAGGATTCCCCCAACAACACTAATAGCAAAACATGCATATGAACATATGATTCAGTTGAAATGAAGGGGGCGGATGTTTTATTTTCCCTCACCTGCTAAGCAGATGTCTATTTCTAGGAAACGGTCAGATTCTGGACATTTACTTCCATTTTAAGAGTTATTTCCATTATAGTGCTGGGCAGTATCTTAGAAATTCTATAATTTGTGCTCCCCGCTGAATACTATTGAGCACAATTGTCTTTCTGCCCAACAGCTCTCATGTCACAGGACAACTGACATTTAAGCTCTTACACAGAAGTTAAAAACGCATCTCTGCAAACCCTGCCATTATGGTTTAAGGTTTTTGATCCTAATTTTGAACATTTGCTTATTTCTAGGAATCTGTTTTTGAGCGGTGGGACGGCTGGCCACGTTCATTTGCACTCCATGCTACAAGCTCAGCCCCTTGTTTCTCTTCAGTTGTccaagaaatatattttcagtgtCAAGTGGTCTCCAGTGCGGCCCTTGGTTTTTGCAGCTGCTTCTGGTGACGGTAAGTACAGTTAGTTCTTGAAAGGGATTTGCACATTTAGAAAAACTTAAATCCCAGAAGTCTATCTTATCTCAAATAGTTGAGTTTGAAAAGGCTgttatttaattacttttataaCCTATTGTTAGGCTGTAATTTTAAAACCACTGAAATGTAGACAGTAGTAAAACCTGTTGAGAACCTGAGGGAACCTGGTTATAggagacgagccctcctcccgaccaccatcttgagggggaaagaagcaggccagcaacaacaggcctctgcctgctaagaagtaaagccctcctcccgaccgccatcttgagggggagagaagcaggccagcaacaacaggcctctgcctgcaaagacaagccctcctcctgaccaccatcatgcttgtctttattgcatgttgttcaatgtttattgttttttgtaaggttgtttttatgatgtgtaagttttaaacgattattattattattattattatagcatagTTTATCAGATCAACAGACTGCCACAAGTTTATTAGTGTTTTATCTATGCCACGCAGACTAGATTCTGGTGTTACCAAGTTAACAAGTTGATGCTTTGTTTTCAAGGGGAATTGCACCTGTTTGATTTTGGGAAGAGCTCTCAGAAGCCATCTATTTCCATCACGCAGACTTCTGACCAGACCCCAGTTTACTGCTTAGAGTTCAACCACAAACAAGCCCAACTTCTGGCTGCTGGAGATGGCAGTGGGGTGGTGAAAATATGGCAGCTAAGTTCAGATTTCACAGAAGAGGGACCACGGGAAATGAACCATCTTGACCAACTGGCAAATGAGGTAACAGATTAATATGGACAGTAAATAAAAGGCTTGGTGTTATCTCAATTGTCTGTAACTATCTGTGTTCATAAGTTCCTTTTAGGTTGTCTCTCCTTTCCCTTATCCAGTATTAACTCTTAGTTCCCTAAGGCTAGAAGAGGCTGTTCAATGCTAGTTGAGATTTGTTGGACAATATATGTGTGCATTCCTCCAATGTTTCTTGCACATCATGAAACAGCTGGAATTGGTTTTATTTGGAACAATAAGTTTTATTGATGCACACTGAAACATTTCATTTGGACCAGTAAGTTTTATTGATGCACACTGCAACATTTCTTTATTATTGTTCCAGGTACTAAGGATAGAGTTTTAAGCTAAGCAGATTTAAGGTTACATCTGAAAGGCAACACTGATTATTTCTGAGCACAATGATGGACACATGCAGAGAGCTAAGAGGCAGAAGACAAGTGAGCGCATTCTCAGGATCCTGTACTGCTATAGTGCTAGAGATCAATTCACAAAGAGTGAGCGTGTAAATTCAATGTAGTCGTAAGCGGAGGGGAGTTCTCTGCCTTTGCTGTCCATGTACGGCTTCATGTGAGAGATGCAGTAGTCTGCCTGTTCCCGAGTCAGGTtctgaaagaagagaagagacagACATGCAGTGAGAGAGGAAGTCTGTGCAGTTAAAATGGCAGGTGAGAATGTAACAAGGTTGGCTCTTACTTGGTAGAGTTCCTCCTTGGTCACATAGGGTTTACCCTCAGAACTGAGAGCACGGAAAGCGCTTTCTATTTCCTCACTGGATTTCACATTCTCTGTCTCCCTGCTGATCATGAAAGCCATGTATTCTTGCAGTGAGACATGCCCATCCCTGTTAGATGAAGAAGCACAGCATGAACTCAGGATGCTTTGCATCTACAACAGTTAATAAGGTAGTACAAAACAACTTAATGCTGCAGGGAAAGGTATTTAGGTGAGATGCTCTCAGAACTGAACTGGGGAATCTTATAAGGGAAATTTCTTGGTCTGAATACAACAAACACCTTTCCAGATGGAAGCAAAATACAAATGGCTACAGTAGAAGTCATGAAGAGTGTTGTATTGTTTAAGTTATGCAATCAAGAAAATCCTTTAGAATTTCTTACCATTAGGATTTCCTATGTAAGTCTGTAACTGGAGAGACATTAGGACCTTGGGCAAAGATGCCAACCTGCACATACCTGTTAGGATCAACGGTATCAAGAATAGCCTCAAACTCTGGGTCTGGCTCTCCTTCTTCCACCATGGGCAAATCATAACCGAGGGAGCGCAGGCAGGACTTAAACTCCTGGTGATTCAGACGGCCAGATTTATCCTTGTCAAAGTGTCTGGAATTAGAAGGCaacaaaccattaaaacaaaactACCCAGACAGATGCGAAGTCCAGAAAGTACAGTTTAAGTATTCTACAAATTTACAATACAGTTTGGTAACATACACTCGATAACTAGAGAACAGAAGTTGCTATGACCCTCTGGCTCCTAAGTCATGGTCCTTGGGTTATTCAACCATTTTGTATGTCAGAAGTTATCACTCCCTGGTAAAGAACTTAGCAACTTACTTAAACATCATGCTGAATTCCTTGAGGGCTTCTTCAGTGACTCCGGTTGTGTTTCTAGAAGGAAGAAAAACACATTTAGTGAGACTCCGTTTGGCTAAGTCCGATTATGCCTATGGTAAAGGAGGACTATTAGATATGGTTCATTTACACACCTCCTCCTATTTGTGGAAACATTTGGCAGAAGATTAAGCTAAGTGTAAACTAACAGTCCATCTTGATAATTATCAGAAACCGTTCTGCAGCCTGTAAGGCCTGTGACCTGACTCAGCTTTTGGCCTGAAACACTACCAAACAGAaggctgttgatttttttttaaagtggggaaCAATTTAGAAAAATCTGAGGCTTCTGCTCTGCACTGCCAAATTCCCATCTGAAGTTAGCCAAAAGTCCTTACCTGGCCTGTATTTGCTGCTCAAGATTATGTTGCATTCTCATCCCAAGTTGGTCAAGCTGGTCCCACTGCTGTGCCAGCCCCACAGTGCTGTGCTCAGTGTACTTGTTGTCCAGGATCAGAGCTTCCTCCATGGCTGCTCCAAGGTCCTCTATCTTCTTCAACTGGCTCCTCATTGCCCGGATTTCCTGGTGCTTGCGCTGTTGGGAAGAAGGGAAACATCAGGGAGAGCACACAAGTCAGCTGAGCCTGGCTGAAACAAGATGTAAGTACAGTACCCAAGACACTGCCCTCTTATTTTGGATGACAGCATAAGAAATAGCTGTCTCATCCCCTTCGTCCTGCAGCTGTGATGACTAATAGGTATGAATCGCCCAAGCAAGGAAGTAATGTAGTACATTGAGGAAGCTCAGGTAGAAGATAACTCATGCCAGAGGAAGACAGACTGCCATATGACACTAACTATGTTCAGATGATCCTACCAATGCCCCTTCTGCCTTCATCTTTAAGATCTACACTCATCAAATGAATCCTCCCCGACCGCTCCCAACAAATTTAAGTGGAGGAAGAAATTGACCTACTTTAGTTGCTTCCAGTTGTGACTCCAGGGTTCCTGACTCCTCCACCatacaggacctgaacagagagtAAGAATGAGGGAAGGATCTCAACCACCAGAAGCAAAACCAGATGGGGCTCGAAATTAACATGATTATTTGTCAGTGAAATGTTGTCTATTTTCCATCAGAGACAGGAGAAGGGAGCAAAATTTCCCCTGCCCTCTAAGATAAAGGATTGCCAGTTCAACCACTTATGTCCCTAGACTCGACATCTGCCTGGTTTCATGCAAAACTtagtaattattttattataaattaagGCATTCGTAACACCCCACGCCCCCGTCATATTTATCCCTTGGTGGTTTACACTGGCAGCTAGTGAAAGCAAATTTGTCACTGGATTATATACTGGGCAAAGCACTGTTTGCTAATGTTAACCTATAAAGTCAATCCTGAAGCTACAGAAGACAAGACACAGCCAACTCAGGATGCAAAAGACTTTCCCTAAAATCAGCCCAAACctttcctggttttgtttttggccaGTTTTTGAGTGGAAAGCCTTGGACAATTCAACCCAGTGGGCTGCATCAGGAACGTTAATTTCAAGCCCCATTCCGCAAGccattaaagaaaaaaaggaaaagaaaagaaaaccaaaacactTCATGCCAAATCCAAAGCGCTCACTTCTCAATGGACTGAGTGAGACCCCCCAATGCAGCCTCACCCGCCCGCCTGTGCcccaacacacacaaaccacaagtGATTTGCTGGAGATGAGCTTGGTTTGCTAATGAGCGACAGGAGCTCTAGCAAGGCTTCGCACAGAGAATGCACGTGGGAAACCTTCACAAAACTACTGGCTCAGTTTCAACACCACCAAAGGAGTCATGCGGATGATCCAAGGCCTCAGGATACAAGGGCATCTGGTCAGAGATCACCTCGAAGGGGGGATCCTAGACAGGCCCAAGCCCCCTCTGGTACGTCATCACAGCAAAGGGTTTGTGAGGCTCAGACATAATTTAAAGGATCAGTCGTAAGGTTGGGTGTTGTTTTACAAGATTAACCAATATGTGGCTTGTTTGGCACTCAGcgaagaacaaaacaaaagttgGGGGAGACTTTGGAAGCCCAGATGAAATCCAGACTAAAGTCACTAAATTTCCTCCCAAGTCATAGTAAGGCAGCAGTTTTAAAGGAACTTTGTCTTTAGAGCCTCTGTCCTGAAAACATTATGGTGCAAGATCACAATGGACAATTCTGTGTACAAACAGCAAGTTTTGGCTACTGTGCAGGTGAGTTGCACTTCCTTGGTGCCCCCGTGAGAAGAAGTCAGCCTCCTCTCTCTCCACTACCCAAGCCACCCCAATTGCATCCTGCGCCTCCAAACCACTAGGGAGAGGCAGCCTCCCAAACTAGCTTtggcaagagaaaaagaaatacaccAGATTTTGTGGGCGAGTCTCACTCCCAGAGGGTTAAGGCTCACAGTCAGTGCGGGTTTAAGAGATCAAAAAAGCAGGGGCCCAGGATACTTTGGGCCAGGAAACAGTTATGCTaactgaaggaaggaaaagaaagaaaccaattCCCCTCCCAGCCCAAAGCATCTCACAGCAGTGACAGTTAGTCAAAAGGAAAGCGAGCCTTTGGAATTAGAGAGTGCGCaattgttttttttatatatatataaaaaaacaaaaacacagtgagagaagaaaaataagaagaaaaacctTCCAGACAGATCATCCCCAACTTCATACTGATAGACACGAATGACACGACGGTATGCTATGCTattcaaagaaaagaaaccaagtgAAAttccaaatggggaaaaaaggagagcacgcacacatgcacacactcaacACACGCACACAAATGGAGTGCAACTCCCAACCAGCGCCAGCCTCCAGACAGCAGCAGGTTTGCACACAAGAAGAGGATGGAGTGCCAGCCTCCGTGGCaagggcagcagcaacagcaccaTTGCCTATCTTGTCTGCAACTAGATACACAACACAGACAAGTAGCTGCAGCAGCCCTGCAAGGCAGATGGGGTGCTGGGTGGCAACTCTTTCAAGACTGCATGCCTGGGACTGAACACAGCCAAGCTGCCTTATGGCAAGAGTCAGATCCCTGCTCTCCCTCCATTTGGGATCTCTGAACTTCACTCCATCAGAGTATATGGGGCAGAAGTTAGGTGTCCAGTTGGGAAAGGCAATTTTAGAGCGCTTTGTTCATGCATTCCACCAAGGTCATGGGGGGCTTACATTCATCTGCCTGATGCTTTTAAACTGGGGGGGAATCCACCATTAGCACCACTTAGTGCACTCACCATGAAAAGTGAATTCCAAATGGATCACCATCACAGAGGCAGCAAGAGGTCAGCAACTGAATTTAGAACTATTTATCTATCTACTCCACCTTGGCCTATTCTGGATGAACACTGGCACTCCTGGATCTCGGCTGGTTTCCCATGTCAGTTCCTTGGAGAGCCATGAACTGAGATGGGTGCTTTCTGTAAATGTGTGCTCTAATCTCGAACTAAGGTCCCTCCCTCCCCAGTGGTTAGGCAACAGTTTTGTCAGCTTCTTATAAAAAATGAAGTACCATTCCTCCCAGTGTCAATGGTGGCCGAGTTCAGTCAGAAGAACTGATCAGTGTCTTGGGCTTTGGAGGTTCTGCCTCCTCAGGCTCTTGAGCTCTCTTTCAATACTTCCCTACCCACTACAAGCCATAGTAGGGTCCAAATCAAAAGAGGGACTTTGACTTGCCTTTCCAGTTCTGTGGAGACAGGCTATATTTTGGGCCTATACTAAGAATCAAAGAAGGAAACTGGAGTATGTGAGCTCAAAACTGTCCAGATGGCTTCTAGACTACCGAAAGGGGAAGCTGGCCAATAGAGCAGGACGTCTCCCTCTCCCAGACCAGGTTTAAAAAAGCAAGGAACTTTTGCATTCAAAGCCAGAGAGCTTAAACTTCTTTTCCCACCAAGTGGCAAAGAAGAGAAACTGTAAGTTCATGGTGGCAGAGATCCCCCTCCCCATTTGTCAACACAGATACATCATTCACATTGCACAGGTCAGCATAATTGGCACACAA includes the following:
- the DYNC2I2 gene encoding cytoplasmic dynein 2 intermediate chain 2 translates to TSCHFIRGALSLPGGLFNGEVLVWDTSRLEDPLLWRTGMTDDTHTDPVYQVSWLQDSKHGHTFRVLSVSTDGKILVWREDRDGLLKPTDGFAFVLQQIPRNTKLKKQARGDTAVGVTSLSFSHFEPSTFVVGTEGGYLLKCSTAVEAVALLQKGSSIPLKAPAQFVFSLHGGPIYCVSCSPFHRNLFLSGGTAGHVHLHSMLQAQPLVSLQLSKKYIFSVKWSPVRPLVFAAASGDGELHLFDFGKSSQKPSISITQTSDQTPVYCLEFNHKQAQLLAAGDGSGVVKIWQLSSDFTEEGPREMNHLDQLANEVTD